Proteins encoded together in one Chitinophaga varians window:
- a CDS encoding deoxynucleoside kinase codes for MHYKFITIEGNIGAGKTTLANMLAKHFSAKLILEEFADNPFLPLFYERPQQYAFPLELFFMAERYKQLKDMLQTKDLFSEVVISDYLFIKSLLFAKINLPEEEYSLYQKLFDIINPQLVQPELLIFLNAPVTRLQENIKHRNRSYEQQIPDEYLLNVHDMYMQYIKQHPVRTLVIDTTKVDFLRNPEDFKSLLTALDKEYEPGMHYLKL; via the coding sequence ATGCACTATAAATTCATTACCATAGAAGGAAACATCGGCGCCGGCAAAACCACACTGGCCAATATGCTGGCCAAACACTTTTCAGCCAAACTGATACTCGAAGAGTTTGCCGACAATCCCTTCCTTCCCCTCTTCTACGAACGCCCGCAGCAATACGCCTTTCCGCTGGAACTGTTTTTCATGGCGGAAAGATATAAACAGCTGAAAGACATGCTGCAAACAAAAGACCTCTTCTCCGAAGTGGTGATCTCCGACTACCTGTTTATCAAAAGCCTGCTGTTTGCCAAAATCAACCTGCCGGAAGAAGAATATTCCCTCTACCAGAAACTCTTTGATATCATCAATCCACAACTGGTACAGCCCGAGCTGCTCATATTCCTGAATGCGCCCGTTACCAGGCTGCAGGAAAACATCAAACACCGGAACCGTTCCTACGAACAGCAGATACCAGACGAATACCTGCTCAATGTACACGACATGTACATGCAGTATATCAAACAACATCCTGTCCGTACCCTCGTTATCGATACGACAAAAGTGGATTTCCTCCGGAACCCGGAGGACTTCAAAAGTCTGCTGACAGCGCTGGACAAAGAATATGAGCCAGGCATGCACTACCTGAAACTGTAA
- a CDS encoding NAD(P)/FAD-dependent oxidoreductase, with protein sequence MSVIRKRLVVAGGGAAGFFCAVNAARLCPSLEVVLLEKTGKLLSKVKVSGGGRCNVTHNAPDITYMTKRYPRGQHFVKKAFSRFFVTDTIEWYGERGVKLKAEADGRMFPVTDNSQTIIDCLLREADKYQVRVETNKEVTALEKSADGRWQLQLQDGRSLAADYVCVAAGGYAQSGKFGWLEKTGHSIIPPAPSLFTFNMPGNPITALMGVAATAHVKIAGTKLQETGPLLITHWGMSGPAILRLSAWGARELQALQYTFTAIVNWLPDHHENSLREEWPSLRQELGKQKIHHKNPFGLPQRLWQFLLLQAGISEEMRWADVPAKDQNRFMKMLVSMEFPVKGKTTFKEEFVTCGGITLSEIDPATMESRLAPNLFFAGEVMDVDGITGGFNFQHAWTSGFIAATAIAMRATEQ encoded by the coding sequence ATGAGTGTAATCCGGAAAAGATTAGTGGTGGCCGGCGGCGGTGCGGCCGGTTTTTTTTGTGCGGTCAATGCGGCACGTTTATGCCCTTCCCTGGAGGTGGTGTTGCTGGAAAAAACCGGTAAACTGTTATCCAAGGTGAAAGTCAGCGGCGGCGGCAGGTGTAATGTGACCCACAATGCGCCTGATATTACGTATATGACTAAACGTTATCCCCGCGGGCAGCATTTTGTAAAGAAGGCTTTCTCCCGCTTTTTTGTGACGGATACCATTGAATGGTACGGTGAACGGGGAGTGAAGTTGAAAGCGGAGGCCGACGGGCGGATGTTTCCGGTCACGGACAATTCGCAGACGATCATTGACTGTTTGCTGCGGGAGGCAGACAAATACCAGGTGAGGGTGGAAACCAATAAGGAAGTCACCGCCCTGGAAAAGAGCGCCGACGGGCGTTGGCAGCTGCAGTTGCAGGATGGCCGGTCGCTGGCGGCGGACTATGTCTGCGTGGCTGCCGGAGGTTATGCACAGAGCGGCAAATTCGGCTGGCTGGAAAAAACAGGCCATTCCATTATACCCCCTGCACCCTCTCTGTTTACTTTCAACATGCCGGGAAATCCCATTACGGCCCTGATGGGCGTGGCGGCTACGGCACATGTGAAAATTGCCGGCACCAAACTACAGGAGACCGGCCCGTTACTGATCACTCACTGGGGCATGAGCGGCCCGGCAATACTGCGCTTGTCTGCCTGGGGCGCCAGAGAGCTGCAGGCGCTGCAATATACTTTCACGGCGATCGTGAACTGGCTGCCCGACCACCATGAAAATTCATTGCGGGAAGAATGGCCGTCACTGCGCCAGGAACTCGGCAAACAGAAAATACATCATAAAAACCCCTTCGGCCTTCCACAAAGGCTGTGGCAATTTCTCCTGTTGCAGGCGGGTATCTCTGAAGAGATGCGCTGGGCAGACGTGCCGGCGAAAGACCAGAACCGGTTTATGAAGATGCTGGTCAGCATGGAGTTTCCGGTAAAAGGAAAAACCACTTTCAAAGAGGAATTTGTTACCTGCGGCGGTATCACGCTGAGTGAGATAGACCCTGCCACCATGGAAAGCCGGCTGGCCCCCAACCTGTTTTTTGCCGGCGAAGTAATGGACGTAGACGGTATCACCGGCGGGTTTAACTTCCAGCATGCCTGGACCAGCGGATTTATCGCTGCTACTGCCATTGCCATGAGGGCCACTGAACAATAA
- a CDS encoding MG2 domain-containing protein: MQVHNTKKRRHLKWMVPVTLLAGVMGAVAVMPPPADWSDHLVQALQQYNNRYPQEKVFLHLDKDYYAAGETIWFKGYVTLQGLPSTQATNLYVELLDKNNNIVQKKLFAVFNAGAPGNFELPEAQKPGTYQLRAYTAWMLNFDPAFTYTRTIEIFDPAKKGGPAADSTAADFSVQFFPEGGNLIAGQANTVAFKAIDNNGYPIEVTGTLKDPKNTAIKSVHDGMGTFEITPAGGSDSYQAVVKSAKGQSKTFTLPAVQTTGASLKVFNKGARIFYQAVPANMGDTALNKLVVIAQMGQQLVYKALLDVSEGRISGFIPADKLPSGILQITLFGNNGAPLAERLAFVRNNDRMEMDVLESDVAREPRKKSTFVLRLPDTLQSNISVAVTDADAVPVDKNAADIVSTLLLTSDIKGYVYNPNWYFKDTNPATLQALDLVMLTNGWRRFSWEKIAKNEFPEVRYPYEQGVTVKGITTGVNGRPIVGGKLDMIIKLPVDSSSMFASAPIDEKGQFNIANMVFPDTAYIYYQGSDAKKGKDVNVKFDIHFFDRATQVKIPYPLRVPPAVDNSSLKLFLATAAESNKVNRAINNKTVYLQEVNVNAKKIKPEETTEKRYTSGMFSGGDGYSFDLTKENPTAYNIFQYLQSKVAGLQITGDLSNPSLSWRGGKPGLYLNEMQTDISMLSTLSINDVALIKVFRPPFMGGFGGANGAIAVYTKKGGDNPPANDPSIKGFQLYKKAGYAIVKTFYSPDYSVKKEVHALPDKRLTLYWNPNVAVDTLTHTAKVEFYNNDFSKRFRVVVQGITDEGTVGKLEQEF; the protein is encoded by the coding sequence ATGCAAGTGCACAATACCAAAAAGAGACGTCACCTGAAGTGGATGGTCCCCGTTACCCTGCTGGCCGGAGTGATGGGCGCCGTGGCGGTGATGCCGCCACCTGCCGACTGGTCAGATCATCTGGTTCAGGCTTTACAACAATACAACAACCGCTACCCCCAGGAAAAAGTATTCCTGCATCTGGACAAAGACTACTATGCCGCCGGTGAAACCATCTGGTTCAAAGGATATGTCACCCTCCAGGGACTTCCCTCCACACAGGCCACCAACCTGTATGTAGAGCTGCTCGACAAGAATAACAACATCGTTCAGAAGAAACTGTTCGCCGTTTTTAATGCCGGCGCACCAGGTAATTTTGAACTGCCCGAAGCACAGAAGCCAGGCACCTACCAGCTGAGAGCTTATACCGCCTGGATGCTCAACTTTGACCCGGCCTTCACTTACACCCGTACCATCGAGATATTTGATCCGGCTAAAAAAGGCGGTCCGGCTGCCGACAGCACCGCGGCCGATTTCTCGGTGCAGTTCTTCCCCGAAGGCGGCAACCTCATTGCCGGGCAGGCTAACACAGTGGCTTTCAAGGCTATCGATAACAACGGTTACCCGATTGAAGTGACCGGTACCTTAAAAGATCCGAAAAATACCGCCATCAAATCCGTACACGACGGGATGGGCACCTTCGAAATCACGCCTGCCGGCGGCTCCGACAGTTACCAGGCAGTAGTGAAAAGTGCCAAAGGCCAAAGCAAGACCTTTACCCTCCCGGCTGTTCAGACAACCGGCGCATCCCTGAAAGTATTCAACAAAGGCGCCCGTATTTTCTACCAGGCCGTTCCCGCTAATATGGGCGATACCGCACTGAATAAACTGGTAGTCATCGCACAGATGGGCCAGCAACTGGTGTACAAAGCCCTCCTCGACGTATCGGAAGGCCGTATCAGTGGCTTCATCCCGGCCGACAAACTGCCCAGCGGCATCCTTCAGATAACGCTGTTCGGTAATAACGGCGCCCCGCTCGCAGAGCGACTGGCCTTTGTGCGCAACAATGACCGCATGGAAATGGACGTACTGGAATCTGACGTTGCCCGCGAGCCTCGCAAGAAAAGCACTTTTGTGCTGCGCCTCCCCGACACGCTGCAGTCCAATATATCCGTGGCCGTTACCGACGCCGATGCCGTGCCTGTTGATAAAAACGCCGCCGATATCGTGTCTACCCTGCTCCTTACTTCCGATATCAAAGGATACGTATACAATCCCAACTGGTATTTTAAAGATACCAACCCGGCCACCCTGCAAGCACTCGATCTCGTGATGCTGACCAACGGATGGCGCAGGTTCAGCTGGGAGAAGATCGCCAAAAATGAATTCCCGGAAGTCCGCTACCCTTATGAACAGGGCGTTACGGTAAAAGGTATCACTACCGGTGTCAATGGCAGACCTATCGTGGGCGGTAAACTGGACATGATCATCAAACTGCCGGTGGACAGTTCCTCTATGTTCGCCTCCGCACCGATCGATGAAAAAGGCCAGTTCAACATCGCCAACATGGTGTTCCCGGACACAGCCTACATCTATTACCAGGGCAGCGACGCCAAGAAAGGCAAAGACGTGAACGTAAAATTTGACATCCACTTCTTTGACCGCGCCACTCAGGTAAAAATCCCTTATCCGCTGAGGGTGCCACCTGCGGTCGACAACAGTTCCCTGAAACTGTTCCTCGCCACAGCTGCCGAAAGCAATAAGGTAAACCGCGCCATCAATAATAAAACGGTATACCTGCAGGAAGTAAATGTCAACGCGAAAAAAATCAAACCGGAAGAAACAACTGAAAAACGGTATACCTCCGGGATGTTCTCCGGTGGCGATGGTTACAGTTTTGACCTCACCAAAGAGAACCCTACCGCATATAACATCTTCCAGTATCTCCAGTCCAAAGTGGCCGGCTTACAGATCACCGGAGACCTCAGCAACCCAAGCCTCTCCTGGCGCGGTGGTAAACCAGGCCTGTATCTCAACGAAATGCAGACTGACATCAGCATGTTGAGCACCCTGTCTATCAACGATGTGGCGTTGATCAAGGTTTTCCGCCCTCCTTTCATGGGCGGCTTCGGTGGCGCTAACGGTGCCATCGCCGTATACACTAAAAAAGGTGGCGACAATCCACCTGCCAATGATCCGTCTATCAAAGGCTTCCAACTGTATAAAAAAGCGGGTTATGCCATCGTGAAAACCTTCTATTCTCCGGATTACTCCGTGAAAAAAGAAGTGCATGCCCTGCCCGACAAACGCCTGACACTCTACTGGAACCCCAATGTGGCAGTAGACACCCTCACCCATACCGCCAAAGTGGAATTCTATAACAATGACTTCTCCAAACGTTTCCGCGTAGTAGTACAGGGTATTACAGACGAAGGGACTGTAGGCAAGCTGGAACAGGAATTCTAG